In Choristoneura fumiferana chromosome 21, NRCan_CFum_1, whole genome shotgun sequence, a single genomic region encodes these proteins:
- the EndoA gene encoding SH3 domain containing GRB2 like, endophilin-A isoform X3 translates to MAFAGLKKQINKANQYVTEKMGGAEGTKLDLDFVEMERKTDVTCELVEELQTKAKEFLQPNPTARAKMAAVKGISKLSGQAKSNTYPQPEGVLGDCMLHYGKKLGEDTVFSQCLIEMGEAMKQMADVKYSLDDNIKQSFLEPLHHLQTKDLKEVMHHRKKLQGRRLDFDCKRRRQAKDDEIRQAEEKFAESLTLAQIGMFNLLDNDVEQVAQLTFFAEGLLEYHQQCTEILQGLVSTLMEKKEEAVNRPKLEFVPKTLADLHIEGIHDLTNGRRYGSTQSLSRPRHHVPPSSSVGDLSSVDPFRAWEAPTPPKPRANPHHQPHFNQFKPHPAPRTQTNGRDPWTASPLPSPVKSPARTPVAPPKGPCCTALYDFDPENQGELGFKENDVITLINKVDDNWFEGSVNGRTGYFPISYVQITVPLPNM, encoded by the exons ATGGCTTTTGCTGGTCTTAAGAAGCAGATAAATAAAGCTAACCAG TATGTCACAGAGAAAATGGGTGGTGCCGAGGGCACAAAATTGGATTTGGACTTCGTGGAAATGGAAAGA aaaacAGACGTGACATGTGAACTGGTAGAGGAGTTACAAACGAAAGCAAAAGAGTTCCTCCAGCCAAATCCGACGGCGCGAGCGAAGATGGCCGCCGTGAAAGGGATTAGCAAATTGAGCGGCCAGGCCAAGAGCAACACGTATCCCCAGCCGGAGGGCGTCCTTGGTGACTGCATGCTGCATTATGGCAAGAAACTTGGAGAAGACACCGTATTCT cCCAGTGTCTTATCGAGATGGGAGAGGCGATGAAACAGATGGCTGATGTGAAGTACTCGCTGGACGATAACATCAAACAAAGCTTCCTGGAGCCCCTGCATCACCTACAAACCAAAGACCTCAAAGAGGTTATG CATCACCGAAAGAAACTACAGGGACGCAGATTGGACTTCGACTGCAAAAGACGCCGGCAAGCAAAAG ATGATGAGATCCGACAGGCGGAGGAAAAGTTTGCCGAGTCGCTCACTTTGGCCCAAATCGGGATGTTCAACCTCCTTGATAATGAT GTGGAGCAAGTCGCGCAGCTAACCTTCTTCGCCGAGGGTCTACTGGAATACCATCAGCAGTGTACGGAGATCCTGCAAGGTCTCGTGTCTACGCTCATGGAGAA AAAAGAAGAAGCCGTGAACCGTCCGAAGCTGGAGTTCGTGCCTAAGACCCTCGCCGATCTCCACATCGAGGGTATCCACGACCTGACCAATGGTAGGCGGTACGGTTCCACTCAGAGCCTCTCCCGACCCCGCCACCACGTCCCCCCCTCCTCCTCCGTCGGTGACCTCAGCAGCGTCGACCCCTTCCGGGCCTGGGAGGCCCCCACCCCACCGAAACCACGCGCCAACCCCCACCACCAGCCACACTTCAATCAGTTCAAACCACACCCGGCACCGCGAACTCAAACTAACGGAAGGGATCCCTGGACAG CATCGCCGCTGCCGTCTCCGGTTAAATCACCGGCGCGGACGCCGGTCGCGCCACCCAAGGGCCCGTGCTGCACTGCTCTCTACGATTTCGACCCTGAGAATCAGGGCGAACTGGGATTCAAG GAAAACGACGTGATTACACTGATCAACAAAGTGGACGACAACTGGTTCGAAGGCTCCGTCAACGGCAGAACCGGCTACTTCCCAATCAGCTACGTGCAAATTACCGTGCCCTTGCCCAACATGTAA
- the EndoA gene encoding SH3 domain containing GRB2 like, endophilin-A isoform X2 — protein MAFAGLKKQINKANQYVTEKMGGAEGTKLDLDFVEMERKTDVTCELVEELQTKAKEFLQPNPTARAKMAAVKGISKLSGQAKSNTYPQPEGVLGDCMLHYGKKLGEDTVFSQCLIEMGEAMKQMADVKYSLDDNIKQSFLEPLHHLQTKDLKEVMHHRKKLQGRRLDFDCKRRRQAKGSHIPDDEIRQAEEKFAESLTLAQIGMFNLLDNDVEQVAQLTFFAEGLLEYHQQCTEILQGLVSTLMEKKEEAVNRPKLEFVPKTLADLHIEGIHDLTNGRRYGSTQSLSRPRHHVPPSSSVGDLSSVDPFRAWEAPTPPKPRANPHHQPHFNQFKPHPAPRTQTNGRDPWTASPLPSPVKSPARTPVAPPKGPCCTALYDFDPENQGELGFKENDVITLINKVDDNWFEGSVNGRTGYFPISYVQITVPLPNM, from the exons ATGGCTTTTGCTGGTCTTAAGAAGCAGATAAATAAAGCTAACCAG TATGTCACAGAGAAAATGGGTGGTGCCGAGGGCACAAAATTGGATTTGGACTTCGTGGAAATGGAAAGA aaaacAGACGTGACATGTGAACTGGTAGAGGAGTTACAAACGAAAGCAAAAGAGTTCCTCCAGCCAAATCCGACGGCGCGAGCGAAGATGGCCGCCGTGAAAGGGATTAGCAAATTGAGCGGCCAGGCCAAGAGCAACACGTATCCCCAGCCGGAGGGCGTCCTTGGTGACTGCATGCTGCATTATGGCAAGAAACTTGGAGAAGACACCGTATTCT cCCAGTGTCTTATCGAGATGGGAGAGGCGATGAAACAGATGGCTGATGTGAAGTACTCGCTGGACGATAACATCAAACAAAGCTTCCTGGAGCCCCTGCATCACCTACAAACCAAAGACCTCAAAGAGGTTATG CATCACCGAAAGAAACTACAGGGACGCAGATTGGACTTCGACTGCAAAAGACGCCGGCAAGCAAAAG GTTCTCACATTCCAGATGATGAGATCCGACAGGCGGAGGAAAAGTTTGCCGAGTCGCTCACTTTGGCCCAAATCGGGATGTTCAACCTCCTTGATAATGAT GTGGAGCAAGTCGCGCAGCTAACCTTCTTCGCCGAGGGTCTACTGGAATACCATCAGCAGTGTACGGAGATCCTGCAAGGTCTCGTGTCTACGCTCATGGAGAA AAAAGAAGAAGCCGTGAACCGTCCGAAGCTGGAGTTCGTGCCTAAGACCCTCGCCGATCTCCACATCGAGGGTATCCACGACCTGACCAATGGTAGGCGGTACGGTTCCACTCAGAGCCTCTCCCGACCCCGCCACCACGTCCCCCCCTCCTCCTCCGTCGGTGACCTCAGCAGCGTCGACCCCTTCCGGGCCTGGGAGGCCCCCACCCCACCGAAACCACGCGCCAACCCCCACCACCAGCCACACTTCAATCAGTTCAAACCACACCCGGCACCGCGAACTCAAACTAACGGAAGGGATCCCTGGACAG CATCGCCGCTGCCGTCTCCGGTTAAATCACCGGCGCGGACGCCGGTCGCGCCACCCAAGGGCCCGTGCTGCACTGCTCTCTACGATTTCGACCCTGAGAATCAGGGCGAACTGGGATTCAAG GAAAACGACGTGATTACACTGATCAACAAAGTGGACGACAACTGGTTCGAAGGCTCCGTCAACGGCAGAACCGGCTACTTCCCAATCAGCTACGTGCAAATTACCGTGCCCTTGCCCAACATGTAA
- the EndoA gene encoding SH3 domain containing GRB2 like, endophilin-A isoform X4: MAFAGLKKQINKANQYVTEKMGGAEGTKLDLDFVEMERKTDVTCELVEELQTKAKEFLQPNPTARAKMAAVKGISKLSGQAKSNTYPQPEGVLGDCMLHYGKKLGEDTVFSQCLIEMGEAMKQMADVKYSLDDNIKQSFLEPLHHLQTKDLKEVMHHRKKLQGRRLDFDCKRRRQAKGHGKASPYMSPSHSNTPRQDDEIRQAEEKFAESLTLAQIGMFNLLDNDVEQVAQLTFFAEGLLEYHQQCTEILQGLVSTLMEKKEEAVNRPKLEFVPKTLADLHIEGIHDLTNDDGSRASSPEHKPPSNLELFPGGNNARSNNASPLPSPVKSPARTPVAPPKGPCCTALYDFDPENQGELGFKENDVITLINKVDDNWFEGSVNGRTGYFPISYVQITVPLPNM; encoded by the exons ATGGCTTTTGCTGGTCTTAAGAAGCAGATAAATAAAGCTAACCAG TATGTCACAGAGAAAATGGGTGGTGCCGAGGGCACAAAATTGGATTTGGACTTCGTGGAAATGGAAAGA aaaacAGACGTGACATGTGAACTGGTAGAGGAGTTACAAACGAAAGCAAAAGAGTTCCTCCAGCCAAATCCGACGGCGCGAGCGAAGATGGCCGCCGTGAAAGGGATTAGCAAATTGAGCGGCCAGGCCAAGAGCAACACGTATCCCCAGCCGGAGGGCGTCCTTGGTGACTGCATGCTGCATTATGGCAAGAAACTTGGAGAAGACACCGTATTCT cCCAGTGTCTTATCGAGATGGGAGAGGCGATGAAACAGATGGCTGATGTGAAGTACTCGCTGGACGATAACATCAAACAAAGCTTCCTGGAGCCCCTGCATCACCTACAAACCAAAGACCTCAAAGAGGTTATG CATCACCGAAAGAAACTACAGGGACGCAGATTGGACTTCGACTGCAAAAGACGCCGGCAAGCAAAAG GCCATGGAAAGGCGAGCCCTTACATGAGCCCCAGCCACAGCAATACACCGAGACAGG ATGATGAGATCCGACAGGCGGAGGAAAAGTTTGCCGAGTCGCTCACTTTGGCCCAAATCGGGATGTTCAACCTCCTTGATAATGAT GTGGAGCAAGTCGCGCAGCTAACCTTCTTCGCCGAGGGTCTACTGGAATACCATCAGCAGTGTACGGAGATCCTGCAAGGTCTCGTGTCTACGCTCATGGAGAA AAAAGAAGAAGCCGTGAACCGTCCGAAGCTGGAGTTCGTGCCTAAGACCCTCGCCGATCTCCACATCGAGGGTATCCACGACCTGACCAATG ACGACGGGTCGCGCGCGAGCTCACCCGAGCACAAGCCGCCTTCCAACCTGGAGCTCTTCCCGGGCGGAAACAACGCTCGCTCCAACAACG CATCGCCGCTGCCGTCTCCGGTTAAATCACCGGCGCGGACGCCGGTCGCGCCACCCAAGGGCCCGTGCTGCACTGCTCTCTACGATTTCGACCCTGAGAATCAGGGCGAACTGGGATTCAAG GAAAACGACGTGATTACACTGATCAACAAAGTGGACGACAACTGGTTCGAAGGCTCCGTCAACGGCAGAACCGGCTACTTCCCAATCAGCTACGTGCAAATTACCGTGCCCTTGCCCAACATGTAA
- the EndoA gene encoding SH3 domain containing GRB2 like, endophilin-A isoform X1: MAFAGLKKQINKANQYVTEKMGGAEGTKLDLDFVEMERKTDVTCELVEELQTKAKEFLQPNPTARAKMAAVKGISKLSGQAKSNTYPQPEGVLGDCMLHYGKKLGEDTVFSQCLIEMGEAMKQMADVKYSLDDNIKQSFLEPLHHLQTKDLKEVMHHRKKLQGRRLDFDCKRRRQAKGHGKASPYMSPSHSNTPRQDDEIRQAEEKFAESLTLAQIGMFNLLDNDVEQVAQLTFFAEGLLEYHQQCTEILQGLVSTLMEKKEEAVNRPKLEFVPKTLADLHIEGIHDLTNGRRYGSTQSLSRPRHHVPPSSSVGDLSSVDPFRAWEAPTPPKPRANPHHQPHFNQFKPHPAPRTQTNGRDPWTASPLPSPVKSPARTPVAPPKGPCCTALYDFDPENQGELGFKENDVITLINKVDDNWFEGSVNGRTGYFPISYVQITVPLPNM; this comes from the exons ATGGCTTTTGCTGGTCTTAAGAAGCAGATAAATAAAGCTAACCAG TATGTCACAGAGAAAATGGGTGGTGCCGAGGGCACAAAATTGGATTTGGACTTCGTGGAAATGGAAAGA aaaacAGACGTGACATGTGAACTGGTAGAGGAGTTACAAACGAAAGCAAAAGAGTTCCTCCAGCCAAATCCGACGGCGCGAGCGAAGATGGCCGCCGTGAAAGGGATTAGCAAATTGAGCGGCCAGGCCAAGAGCAACACGTATCCCCAGCCGGAGGGCGTCCTTGGTGACTGCATGCTGCATTATGGCAAGAAACTTGGAGAAGACACCGTATTCT cCCAGTGTCTTATCGAGATGGGAGAGGCGATGAAACAGATGGCTGATGTGAAGTACTCGCTGGACGATAACATCAAACAAAGCTTCCTGGAGCCCCTGCATCACCTACAAACCAAAGACCTCAAAGAGGTTATG CATCACCGAAAGAAACTACAGGGACGCAGATTGGACTTCGACTGCAAAAGACGCCGGCAAGCAAAAG GCCATGGAAAGGCGAGCCCTTACATGAGCCCCAGCCACAGCAATACACCGAGACAGG ATGATGAGATCCGACAGGCGGAGGAAAAGTTTGCCGAGTCGCTCACTTTGGCCCAAATCGGGATGTTCAACCTCCTTGATAATGAT GTGGAGCAAGTCGCGCAGCTAACCTTCTTCGCCGAGGGTCTACTGGAATACCATCAGCAGTGTACGGAGATCCTGCAAGGTCTCGTGTCTACGCTCATGGAGAA AAAAGAAGAAGCCGTGAACCGTCCGAAGCTGGAGTTCGTGCCTAAGACCCTCGCCGATCTCCACATCGAGGGTATCCACGACCTGACCAATGGTAGGCGGTACGGTTCCACTCAGAGCCTCTCCCGACCCCGCCACCACGTCCCCCCCTCCTCCTCCGTCGGTGACCTCAGCAGCGTCGACCCCTTCCGGGCCTGGGAGGCCCCCACCCCACCGAAACCACGCGCCAACCCCCACCACCAGCCACACTTCAATCAGTTCAAACCACACCCGGCACCGCGAACTCAAACTAACGGAAGGGATCCCTGGACAG CATCGCCGCTGCCGTCTCCGGTTAAATCACCGGCGCGGACGCCGGTCGCGCCACCCAAGGGCCCGTGCTGCACTGCTCTCTACGATTTCGACCCTGAGAATCAGGGCGAACTGGGATTCAAG GAAAACGACGTGATTACACTGATCAACAAAGTGGACGACAACTGGTTCGAAGGCTCCGTCAACGGCAGAACCGGCTACTTCCCAATCAGCTACGTGCAAATTACCGTGCCCTTGCCCAACATGTAA
- the EndoA gene encoding SH3 domain containing GRB2 like, endophilin-A isoform X5, translating to MAFAGLKKQINKANQYVTEKMGGAEGTKLDLDFVEMERKTDVTCELVEELQTKAKEFLQPNPTARAKMAAVKGISKLSGQAKSNTYPQPEGVLGDCMLHYGKKLGEDTVFSQCLIEMGEAMKQMADVKYSLDDNIKQSFLEPLHHLQTKDLKEVMHHRKKLQGRRLDFDCKRRRQAKGHGKASPYMSPSHSNTPRQDDEIRQAEEKFAESLTLAQIGMFNLLDNDVEQVAQLTFFAEGLLEYHQQCTEILQGLVSTLMEKKEEAVNRPKLEFVPKTLADLHIEGIHDLTNASPLPSPVKSPARTPVAPPKGPCCTALYDFDPENQGELGFKENDVITLINKVDDNWFEGSVNGRTGYFPISYVQITVPLPNM from the exons ATGGCTTTTGCTGGTCTTAAGAAGCAGATAAATAAAGCTAACCAG TATGTCACAGAGAAAATGGGTGGTGCCGAGGGCACAAAATTGGATTTGGACTTCGTGGAAATGGAAAGA aaaacAGACGTGACATGTGAACTGGTAGAGGAGTTACAAACGAAAGCAAAAGAGTTCCTCCAGCCAAATCCGACGGCGCGAGCGAAGATGGCCGCCGTGAAAGGGATTAGCAAATTGAGCGGCCAGGCCAAGAGCAACACGTATCCCCAGCCGGAGGGCGTCCTTGGTGACTGCATGCTGCATTATGGCAAGAAACTTGGAGAAGACACCGTATTCT cCCAGTGTCTTATCGAGATGGGAGAGGCGATGAAACAGATGGCTGATGTGAAGTACTCGCTGGACGATAACATCAAACAAAGCTTCCTGGAGCCCCTGCATCACCTACAAACCAAAGACCTCAAAGAGGTTATG CATCACCGAAAGAAACTACAGGGACGCAGATTGGACTTCGACTGCAAAAGACGCCGGCAAGCAAAAG GCCATGGAAAGGCGAGCCCTTACATGAGCCCCAGCCACAGCAATACACCGAGACAGG ATGATGAGATCCGACAGGCGGAGGAAAAGTTTGCCGAGTCGCTCACTTTGGCCCAAATCGGGATGTTCAACCTCCTTGATAATGAT GTGGAGCAAGTCGCGCAGCTAACCTTCTTCGCCGAGGGTCTACTGGAATACCATCAGCAGTGTACGGAGATCCTGCAAGGTCTCGTGTCTACGCTCATGGAGAA AAAAGAAGAAGCCGTGAACCGTCCGAAGCTGGAGTTCGTGCCTAAGACCCTCGCCGATCTCCACATCGAGGGTATCCACGACCTGACCAATG CATCGCCGCTGCCGTCTCCGGTTAAATCACCGGCGCGGACGCCGGTCGCGCCACCCAAGGGCCCGTGCTGCACTGCTCTCTACGATTTCGACCCTGAGAATCAGGGCGAACTGGGATTCAAG GAAAACGACGTGATTACACTGATCAACAAAGTGGACGACAACTGGTTCGAAGGCTCCGTCAACGGCAGAACCGGCTACTTCCCAATCAGCTACGTGCAAATTACCGTGCCCTTGCCCAACATGTAA